A window of the Acidovorax sp. YS12 genome harbors these coding sequences:
- a CDS encoding ABC transporter ATP-binding protein — protein MGSINVTHLGKAYKHYPGKWARTLEWVTGHSRHEKKWVLSDINFDVKPGEAVGIVGVNGAGKSTLLKIITGTTQPTVGQVRIEGRVAALLELGMGFHPDFTGRQNVFMAGQLLGLLQGEIAVCMPAIEAFAEIGEYIDRPVRTYSSGMQMRLAFSVATAVRPDVLIVDEALSVGDAYFQAKCYQRIAQFKEQGTTLLLVSHSPGDVVKHCERAILLKNGNIELDDTSRVVTNRYLDELFGKRKADAAQLPVDNTSAKQALLNGLNDDFHTRPGYLRTEHRWGQGGAAILDYLIVSGGQDYPSRIEGNAGTDFYFKVRFDAGFENIVPGFLIKTLEGIFLYGTNSFVVSEGREQISACAGDVKIFGFSLPLALNEGNYLVSFGVSSGNPLQDLTPLDRRYDSVLIHVGRALPFWGIVDLKASFHVVEAEGAAA, from the coding sequence ATGGGTTCTATTAATGTTACGCACCTTGGTAAGGCTTATAAGCATTATCCAGGGAAATGGGCGCGTACCCTGGAATGGGTTACTGGCCATTCTAGGCATGAAAAAAAGTGGGTGCTGAGTGATATTAATTTCGATGTGAAGCCTGGAGAGGCTGTTGGCATCGTTGGTGTGAATGGTGCAGGTAAAAGCACCCTGTTGAAAATTATTACAGGCACCACACAGCCGACGGTTGGTCAGGTGCGCATTGAAGGCAGGGTGGCCGCTCTCCTTGAGTTGGGCATGGGATTCCATCCTGACTTTACAGGGCGGCAGAACGTCTTCATGGCTGGGCAATTGCTGGGCTTGTTGCAAGGTGAGATTGCTGTATGCATGCCTGCCATTGAGGCTTTTGCCGAGATTGGTGAATATATCGACCGCCCAGTGCGTACTTATTCTAGCGGTATGCAAATGCGCCTCGCCTTCAGTGTCGCTACCGCAGTACGGCCTGATGTGCTGATTGTGGATGAGGCGCTTTCTGTAGGAGATGCCTACTTCCAGGCCAAGTGCTATCAGCGAATTGCCCAATTCAAGGAGCAAGGTACAACGCTGCTCCTCGTATCGCATAGTCCTGGCGATGTGGTGAAGCACTGTGAGCGGGCTATTCTGCTGAAAAATGGCAATATTGAATTGGATGATACATCGCGTGTCGTCACCAATCGCTATCTGGACGAACTTTTTGGCAAACGCAAAGCCGATGCTGCTCAACTGCCTGTGGATAATACATCTGCCAAACAGGCCTTGTTGAATGGATTGAATGATGATTTTCACACTCGTCCAGGTTATCTCCGCACAGAGCATCGCTGGGGGCAAGGAGGGGCTGCGATTCTTGACTACCTGATTGTCTCAGGCGGACAAGATTACCCATCCCGTATTGAAGGGAATGCAGGAACTGATTTCTACTTCAAGGTTAGGTTTGATGCTGGCTTTGAAAATATTGTGCCGGGTTTCTTGATAAAAACCCTGGAGGGTATTTTTTTGTATGGCACGAACTCTTTCGTCGTAAGTGAAGGGCGTGAGCAGATTTCTGCTTGCGCTGGCGATGTGAAGATTTTTGGTTTTTCGCTGCCGCTTGCCCTCAATGAGGGGAATTATCTGGTTTCTTTTGGAGTGTCATCGGGGAATCCTTTACAGGATTTAACGCCACTTGATCGGCGCTATGACTCTGTTTTGATTCATGTGGGGCGTGCATTGCCGTTTTGGGGAATTGTGGATTTGAAAGCATCATTTCATGTGGTCGAAGCTGAAGGTGCTGCGGCATGA
- a CDS encoding ABC transporter permease encodes MPGMQMLRALWAYRGFVWSSVLREFHGKYRESLLGAFWSVANPLAMIVIYTVVFGQLMRPQLAGHEQTPFAFSIYLCAGVITWGLFAEMLGRLNSVFLEHANLIKKSNFPRICLPAIVAASALINFGIVFGLYLAFLAIIGHWPGWLLLAVVPLLALQVLFTLGLGIFLGTLNVFFRDVGQFTGIVVQFWFWLTPIVYVFDSLPEGARNVLQYNPLQPLVMAYQTIFLDLRMPDLESLAPLMGLTIFFLILGSWFFLTRAGELVDEL; translated from the coding sequence ATGCCAGGCATGCAAATGCTCCGTGCCCTGTGGGCGTACCGGGGATTCGTGTGGAGCAGCGTGCTGCGCGAGTTCCACGGCAAATACCGTGAATCGCTGCTGGGCGCGTTCTGGTCGGTGGCCAATCCACTGGCCATGATCGTCATCTACACCGTGGTGTTTGGCCAACTCATGCGCCCCCAGCTTGCGGGGCATGAACAAACGCCCTTCGCATTCAGCATCTACCTGTGCGCCGGGGTCATTACGTGGGGCTTGTTTGCAGAAATGCTCGGGCGCCTGAACAGCGTGTTCTTGGAGCACGCCAATCTGATTAAAAAATCCAACTTTCCGCGTATTTGCCTGCCGGCTATCGTGGCGGCATCGGCGTTGATCAATTTCGGCATCGTCTTCGGCCTGTACCTAGCCTTCCTGGCGATCATCGGCCACTGGCCAGGGTGGCTGCTGTTGGCCGTGGTGCCTCTGCTGGCGCTGCAAGTGCTGTTTACGCTGGGACTGGGCATCTTTTTGGGCACATTGAACGTGTTCTTTCGGGATGTGGGCCAGTTCACCGGCATTGTGGTGCAGTTCTGGTTCTGGCTGACGCCCATCGTTTATGTGTTTGACAGCCTGCCCGAAGGCGCTCGCAACGTGCTGCAATACAACCCCTTGCAGCCATTGGTGATGGCCTACCAGACCATCTTCCTGGATCTTCGCATGCCTGATCTTGAGAGCCTGGCACCGCTTATGGGGCTGACGATTTTCTTTCTGATCCTGGGTTCCTGGTTTTTTCTGACCCGTGCCGGTGAACTGGTAGATGAACTCTGA
- a CDS encoding mannose-1-phosphate guanylyltransferase/mannose-6-phosphate isomerase — protein sequence MNHPLLPVILCGGSGTRLWPLSRETYPKQFLALGGDGISMLQDTARRLDGVASQVPKAAPIVVCNHEHRFLAAQQLQEAGVNGARLILEPCGRNTAPALTLAALVADPQAILLAMPADHVITQPAQLHAAVEAAWQLACDGAMVTFGIVANRPETGYGYIQKAQAVEGGNAFAIQSFAEKPSLEVAQAYVESGDYLWNSGLFMVQASQWLKAMAALQPQMLRACQDAIAKCAQDMDFIRPHGETFANCPADSIDYAVMEHLPGNPALGIPARVVPLDAGWSDLGAWDALWDVLPRDAQGNAHTGQTLAIDTRDSLLFSETCLVATVGVDNLVVVETPDAILVADKRKTQDVKKIVAELKAQKRPLAFTHRKVHRPWGWYDSIDSGERFQVKRIVVNPGAQLSLQMHHHRAEHWIVVKGTAQVTNGDKTFLLGENESTFIPLGHVHRLANPGKVPLEIIEVQSGSYLGEDDIVRFEDTYGRAPALAAVSG from the coding sequence ATGAACCACCCCTTGCTCCCCGTCATCCTGTGCGGAGGCTCTGGCACGCGCCTGTGGCCCCTCTCGCGCGAAACCTACCCCAAGCAGTTCCTGGCCCTCGGCGGCGACGGCATCTCCATGCTGCAGGACACGGCGCGCCGCCTGGATGGCGTGGCATCGCAAGTGCCCAAGGCGGCGCCCATCGTGGTATGCAACCACGAGCACCGCTTTCTCGCGGCACAGCAACTGCAGGAGGCGGGCGTGAACGGCGCCCGGCTGATCCTGGAGCCGTGCGGACGCAACACCGCCCCCGCGCTGACCCTGGCGGCCCTGGTGGCCGACCCGCAAGCCATCCTGCTGGCCATGCCGGCGGATCATGTCATCACGCAGCCCGCGCAGTTGCACGCGGCCGTGGAAGCGGCATGGCAACTTGCCTGCGATGGCGCCATGGTGACCTTCGGCATCGTCGCCAACCGGCCTGAAACCGGCTATGGCTACATCCAGAAGGCGCAGGCGGTGGAGGGCGGCAATGCATTTGCCATCCAGAGTTTTGCCGAAAAGCCCAGCCTGGAAGTTGCCCAGGCCTACGTGGAGAGCGGTGACTATCTTTGGAACAGCGGCCTGTTCATGGTGCAGGCCAGCCAATGGCTGAAAGCCATGGCCGCGCTGCAGCCGCAGATGCTGCGCGCGTGCCAGGATGCTATTGCCAAGTGCGCGCAGGACATGGATTTCATCCGCCCCCACGGCGAAACCTTTGCCAACTGTCCGGCGGACTCCATCGACTATGCCGTCATGGAGCACCTGCCCGGCAACCCGGCGCTGGGCATTCCCGCCCGCGTCGTACCGCTGGATGCCGGCTGGTCCGACTTGGGCGCTTGGGATGCCCTGTGGGACGTGCTGCCGCGCGATGCCCAGGGCAACGCCCATACCGGCCAGACCTTGGCCATCGACACCCGCGACAGCCTGTTGTTTTCCGAAACCTGCCTGGTCGCCACGGTGGGCGTGGACAACCTCGTCGTCGTCGAAACCCCCGACGCCATCCTGGTGGCCGACAAGCGCAAGACGCAGGACGTGAAGAAGATCGTTGCCGAGCTGAAGGCGCAGAAGCGCCCTTTGGCCTTCACCCACCGCAAGGTACACCGCCCCTGGGGCTGGTACGACAGCATCGACAGCGGCGAACGCTTCCAGGTCAAGCGCATCGTGGTCAACCCTGGTGCGCAGCTCAGCCTGCAAATGCACCACCACCGGGCCGAGCACTGGATCGTCGTCAAGGGCACGGCCCAGGTCACCAACGGCGACAAAACCTTTTTGCTGGGCGAAAACGAATCCACCTTCATCCCGCTAGGCCACGTACACCGGCTGGCCAACCCCGGCAAGGTGCCGCTGGAAATCATCGAGGTGCAGTCCGGCAGCTACCTGGGAGAAGACGACATCGTGCGCTTTGAGGACACCTATGGCCGCGCCCCCGCGCTGGCTGCCGTGAGCGGGTAG
- a CDS encoding DUF2304 domain-containing protein, with the protein MASLQATTALMGVSLAVLILYLIRRDHLYLMHGLFWVAVAAAAAVLGAWPGLIDRLALWTGVGYPPALLLLLACMVLLLKALHADMVNTRIERDVRRLNQRLAMLEADLEAQAHTTSDASKP; encoded by the coding sequence ATGGCGTCCTTGCAAGCAACCACGGCCTTGATGGGGGTCAGTCTGGCAGTGCTGATCCTTTACCTGATACGCCGCGATCACCTCTACCTCATGCACGGCCTGTTCTGGGTTGCGGTGGCCGCCGCCGCCGCCGTGCTGGGTGCATGGCCAGGCTTGATCGACCGGCTGGCCCTGTGGACGGGAGTCGGCTATCCACCCGCGCTGCTCCTGCTGCTGGCCTGCATGGTGCTATTGCTCAAGGCGCTGCATGCCGACATGGTCAACACGCGCATCGAGCGTGACGTGCGCAGGCTGAACCAGCGCCTGGCCATGTTGGAGGCGGATCTTGAGGCGCAAGCCCACACCACTTCCGACGCATCCAAACCATGA
- the groES gene encoding co-chaperone GroES yields MNLRPLHDRVIVKRLENETKTASGIVIPDNAAEKPDQGEVLAVGPGKKNDKGELIAMGVKVGDRVLFGKYSGQTVKVNGDELLVMKEDDLFAVVEK; encoded by the coding sequence ATGAACCTGCGTCCTCTGCACGATCGCGTGATCGTCAAGCGCCTCGAAAACGAAACCAAGACTGCCTCGGGCATCGTCATCCCCGACAACGCCGCCGAGAAGCCCGACCAGGGCGAAGTGCTGGCCGTGGGCCCCGGCAAGAAGAACGACAAGGGCGAGCTGATCGCCATGGGCGTGAAGGTCGGCGACCGCGTGCTGTTCGGCAAGTACTCGGGCCAGACCGTCAAGGTCAACGGCGACGAGCTGCTGGTGATGAAGGAAGACGACCTGTTCGCGGTCGTCGAGAAGTAA
- the groL gene encoding chaperonin GroEL (60 kDa chaperone family; promotes refolding of misfolded polypeptides especially under stressful conditions; forms two stacked rings of heptamers to form a barrel-shaped 14mer; ends can be capped by GroES; misfolded proteins enter the barrel where they are refolded when GroES binds): MAAKDVVFGGEARARMVEGVNILANAVKVTLGPKGRNVVLERSFGAPTVTKDGVSVAKEIELKDKLQNMGAQLVKEVASKTSDNAGDGTTTATVLAQAIVREGSKYVAAGLNPMDLKRGIDKAVAALVEELKKASKPTTTSKEIAQVGSISANSDESIGKIIADAMDKVGKEGVITVEDGKSLNNELDVVEGMQFDRGYLSPYFINQPEKQVALLDNPFVLLFDKKISNIRDLLPTLEAVAKAGRPLLIIAEEVEGEALATLVVNTIRGILKVVAVKAPGFGDRRKAMLEDIAILTGGKVIAEEVGLSLEKVTLADLGQAKRIEVGKENTTIIDGAGSAADIEARVKQIRIQIEEATSDYDREKLQERVAKLAGGVAVIKVGAATEVEMKEKKARVEDALHATRAAVEEGIVAGGGVALLRAKQAVGTIKGDNADQDAGVKLILKAIEAPLREIVNNAGGEASVVVNEVLNGKGNYGFNAANDTYGDMLEMGILDPTKVTRTALQNAASVASLLLTTECMVAEAPKDEAAAPAMPDMGGMGGMGM; encoded by the coding sequence ATGGCAGCAAAAGACGTAGTTTTCGGCGGCGAAGCCCGCGCACGCATGGTCGAAGGCGTGAACATCCTCGCGAACGCAGTGAAAGTGACCCTGGGCCCCAAGGGCCGCAACGTGGTGCTGGAGCGCTCGTTCGGCGCCCCCACGGTGACCAAGGACGGCGTGTCCGTGGCCAAGGAGATCGAACTCAAGGACAAGCTGCAGAACATGGGCGCCCAGCTCGTGAAGGAAGTGGCCTCCAAGACCAGCGACAACGCTGGTGACGGCACCACCACCGCTACCGTGCTGGCCCAGGCCATCGTGCGCGAAGGCTCCAAGTACGTGGCCGCCGGCCTGAACCCGATGGACCTGAAGCGCGGCATCGACAAGGCCGTGGCCGCCCTGGTGGAAGAGCTGAAGAAGGCTTCCAAGCCCACCACCACCTCCAAGGAAATCGCCCAGGTCGGCTCCATTTCCGCCAACTCCGACGAATCCATCGGCAAGATCATCGCTGACGCGATGGACAAGGTGGGCAAGGAAGGCGTGATCACCGTGGAAGACGGCAAGAGCCTGAACAACGAGCTCGACGTCGTGGAAGGCATGCAGTTCGACCGCGGCTACCTGTCGCCCTACTTCATCAACCAGCCCGAGAAGCAGGTTGCCCTGCTGGACAACCCCTTCGTGCTGCTGTTTGACAAGAAGATCAGCAACATCCGCGACCTGCTGCCCACGCTGGAAGCCGTGGCCAAGGCCGGCCGTCCGCTGCTGATCATCGCCGAGGAAGTCGAGGGCGAAGCCCTGGCGACCCTGGTGGTGAACACCATCCGCGGCATCCTGAAGGTCGTGGCCGTCAAGGCGCCTGGCTTCGGCGACCGCCGCAAGGCCATGCTGGAAGACATCGCCATCCTGACGGGCGGCAAGGTCATCGCCGAAGAAGTGGGCCTCTCCCTGGAGAAGGTCACGCTGGCCGACCTGGGCCAGGCCAAGCGCATCGAAGTGGGCAAGGAAAACACCACCATCATCGATGGCGCAGGCAGCGCCGCTGACATCGAAGCGCGCGTGAAGCAGATCCGTATCCAGATCGAGGAAGCCACCAGCGACTACGACCGCGAGAAGCTGCAAGAGCGCGTGGCCAAGCTGGCCGGCGGCGTGGCCGTGATCAAGGTCGGCGCTGCCACCGAAGTCGAGATGAAGGAAAAGAAGGCCCGCGTGGAAGACGCCCTGCACGCCACCCGCGCTGCCGTGGAAGAAGGCATCGTGGCCGGCGGCGGCGTGGCACTGCTGCGCGCCAAGCAGGCCGTGGGCACCATCAAGGGTGACAACGCCGACCAGGACGCCGGCGTCAAGCTGATCCTGAAGGCCATCGAAGCGCCGCTGCGCGAGATCGTCAACAACGCCGGCGGCGAAGCCAGCGTGGTGGTGAACGAAGTGCTGAACGGCAAGGGCAACTACGGCTTCAACGCCGCCAACGACACCTACGGCGACATGCTGGAAATGGGCATCCTGGACCCGACCAAGGTGACCCGCACCGCGCTGCAGAACGCCGCATCCGTGGCATCGCTGCTGCTGACCACCGAGTGCATGGTGGCCGAGGCACCGAAGGACGAAGCCGCAGCGCCCGCCATGCCCGACATGGGTGGCATGGGCGGCATGGGCATGTAA
- a CDS encoding TonB-dependent receptor has translation MQSTLHRTTRLTPIAFALLAFSATVAAQTATPPKAEATLEQVNVRSKYEREDLPQRAPGHKAASGARLGILGATSIMEAPVHVNAYTRELAEDWSALTLQDVLENDSAIVFTTNKNHLLQNFNLRGLDMTAMDIATNGLYGIAPANAVPVEMFERIEVLRGPNVLLSGMPPLSSVAGTVNMVTKRALAQPIADLTVTYGSKSYFQGHADVGKRFGDEKRLGVRFNGVYGDGEMGAKDESQKRQVGALALDYIGDRARFSFDLYNSVNKIDGGSPGMFNFLGNASIPGVGTLLAPPKGDTNMFRGTHGEYDNTGALARAEFDFTQDWQGYLALGGSQAEGKGLLFGTRAFVTGADGTTRGAIYHVHTKSERRTAEAGVIGKFDTGSVKHRLQLSANILKHKEGSYNTACNYCYTTNMYDPVVPPFPAAPVWKDYTTENDYRSLAVADTMGFAGEKVLLTVGGRHQTVKMPLSNYSESRFSPMLAAVVRPWGDDLSLFGNYTEGLEPGQVVGVGYTNTGVALPPKQTKQFELGVKLQTGALTHTVSAFEIKRPSFISNNAAPLPTLVDDGEQRLRGLEWSMYGQVAQTVSLLGGITHIRSEQRNTGKDTFGTPEWRARIGADWQTPVQGLKVGGRFIYTGAQWADSGNKLRVPSWNRLDLNASYATQFGTTPVRFNASVENVADKNYWIGLFADGFVMPGAPRTFKLSATVSF, from the coding sequence ATGCAATCCACCCTCCATCGCACCACCCGGCTCACCCCCATCGCCTTCGCACTGCTCGCCTTCAGCGCCACCGTCGCAGCGCAGACCGCCACGCCGCCCAAGGCGGAGGCCACCCTGGAGCAGGTCAACGTGCGCAGCAAGTACGAGCGCGAGGACCTGCCCCAGCGCGCCCCCGGCCACAAGGCTGCCTCGGGCGCGCGCCTGGGCATCCTGGGCGCCACATCCATCATGGAGGCGCCGGTGCACGTCAACGCCTACACGCGCGAGCTGGCCGAGGACTGGTCGGCCCTCACGCTGCAGGACGTGCTGGAGAACGACTCCGCCATCGTCTTCACCACCAACAAGAACCACCTGCTGCAGAACTTCAACCTGCGCGGCCTGGACATGACGGCGATGGACATCGCCACCAACGGCCTGTACGGCATCGCTCCCGCCAACGCGGTGCCGGTGGAAATGTTCGAGCGCATCGAGGTGCTGCGCGGCCCGAACGTGCTGCTCTCGGGCATGCCGCCCCTGTCCAGCGTGGCCGGCACCGTCAACATGGTGACCAAGCGCGCGCTGGCCCAGCCCATCGCCGACCTGACGGTGACCTACGGCTCCAAGTCCTACTTCCAGGGCCATGCCGACGTGGGCAAGCGCTTCGGCGACGAAAAGCGCCTGGGCGTGCGCTTCAACGGCGTCTATGGCGACGGCGAGATGGGCGCCAAGGACGAGAGCCAAAAACGCCAAGTGGGCGCGCTGGCGCTGGACTACATCGGCGACCGCGCCCGCTTCTCGTTCGACCTGTACAACAGCGTCAACAAGATCGACGGCGGCAGCCCCGGCATGTTCAACTTCCTGGGCAACGCCTCGATTCCCGGCGTGGGCACCCTGCTGGCGCCGCCCAAGGGCGACACCAACATGTTCCGCGGCACCCACGGCGAGTACGACAACACGGGCGCGCTGGCCCGCGCCGAGTTCGACTTCACGCAGGACTGGCAGGGCTACCTCGCGCTGGGCGGCTCCCAGGCCGAAGGCAAGGGCCTGCTGTTCGGCACCCGCGCCTTCGTCACCGGCGCGGACGGCACCACGCGCGGCGCCATCTACCACGTGCACACCAAGTCGGAGCGCCGCACGGCCGAGGCCGGCGTGATCGGCAAATTCGACACCGGCAGCGTGAAGCACCGCCTGCAGCTGTCGGCCAACATCCTCAAGCACAAGGAAGGCTCGTACAACACGGCCTGCAACTACTGCTACACCACCAACATGTACGACCCGGTGGTGCCGCCCTTCCCCGCCGCGCCCGTCTGGAAGGACTACACCACCGAGAACGACTACCGCTCGCTGGCCGTGGCCGACACCATGGGCTTCGCCGGCGAGAAGGTGCTGCTCACGGTGGGCGGGCGCCACCAGACCGTGAAGATGCCGCTGTCGAACTACAGCGAAAGCCGCTTCTCGCCCATGCTGGCCGCCGTCGTGCGCCCCTGGGGTGACGACCTTTCGCTGTTCGGCAACTACACCGAAGGGCTGGAGCCGGGCCAGGTCGTGGGCGTGGGCTACACCAACACGGGCGTGGCCCTGCCACCGAAGCAGACCAAGCAGTTCGAGCTGGGCGTGAAGCTGCAGACCGGCGCGCTGACGCACACCGTCAGCGCCTTCGAGATCAAGCGCCCCTCGTTCATCAGCAACAACGCCGCGCCCCTTCCCACCCTGGTGGACGATGGCGAGCAGCGCCTGCGCGGCCTGGAGTGGAGCATGTACGGCCAGGTGGCGCAGACCGTGTCGCTGCTGGGCGGCATTACCCACATCCGGTCCGAGCAGCGCAACACCGGCAAGGACACCTTTGGCACGCCTGAATGGCGCGCGCGCATCGGCGCCGACTGGCAAACGCCGGTGCAGGGCCTGAAGGTGGGCGGCCGCTTCATCTACACCGGCGCGCAGTGGGCCGACTCGGGCAACAAGCTGCGCGTGCCGTCGTGGAACCGGCTGGACCTGAACGCCAGCTACGCCACCCAGTTCGGTACCACGCCCGTGCGCTTCAACGCCAGCGTGGAAAACGTGGCCGACAAGAACTACTGGATCGGCCTGTTCGCCGATGGCTTCGTGATGCCCGGCGCGCCGCGCACCTTCAAGCTCTCGGCCACCGTGTCGTTCTGA
- the pgi gene encoding glucose-6-phosphate isomerase: protein MHSRCDETPQWAQLQAHRAALGAEFDLRGAFARDGQRFTHFSQEAPHVFADLSKNLWDRQAEALLLGMAQASGLEQRRDAMFGGQAVNTTEGRAALHTLLRRPAGLALPGDTPQIAPALLDVHAALDAMLAYAEQVREDAAITDIVNIGIGGSDLGPQMAVRALDAFRIPGKRFHFVSNIDGHELHAVLRELQPGRTLFLVASKTFTTLETMTNARSALAWFHAQGGRDVARHFVALTARADVARAWGMTTAFGFWDWVGGRYSLWSAIGLPIALAIGARGFRALLAGAHAMDEHFRTAPLHANLPVRLALLDIWYRNFLGLSSRCIAPYHAGLQRLPAYLQQLEMESNGKRVDLEGRTLPIATSPVLWGEPGCNGQHAFFQMLHQGTDVLPLEIIAVRQCAHPLEGHHALLLANALAQAQALMQGRATECGHRHFPGNRPSTFVLLEALTPVALGAFIALQEHRVFSTGSLWGINSFDQWGVELGKQLAQDLLQRMQSGDAQGLDASTAGLLQRLGSASNPP from the coding sequence ATGCATTCCCGCTGTGATGAAACGCCCCAGTGGGCACAACTGCAGGCGCATCGCGCCGCCTTGGGCGCGGAGTTCGACTTGCGCGGGGCGTTTGCGCGCGACGGCCAGCGTTTCACGCACTTCAGCCAGGAGGCGCCGCATGTGTTCGCCGACCTGTCGAAGAACCTGTGGGACCGGCAGGCCGAGGCGCTGTTGCTCGGCATGGCGCAGGCCAGCGGCCTGGAGCAGCGCCGCGACGCCATGTTCGGCGGCCAGGCGGTCAACACCACCGAGGGCCGCGCCGCGCTGCATACCTTGCTGCGCCGCCCGGCCGGGCTGGCCCTGCCGGGCGACACGCCCCAGATCGCCCCCGCGCTGCTGGACGTGCATGCCGCGCTGGACGCCATGCTGGCCTATGCCGAACAGGTGCGCGAGGATGCGGCGATCACCGACATCGTGAACATCGGCATCGGCGGCTCCGACCTGGGGCCGCAGATGGCGGTGCGGGCGCTCGACGCCTTCCGAATTCCCGGCAAGCGCTTCCATTTCGTCTCCAACATCGACGGCCACGAACTGCACGCGGTGCTGCGCGAACTGCAGCCCGGGCGCACGCTGTTCCTGGTGGCGTCCAAGACCTTCACCACGCTGGAGACCATGACCAACGCCCGCTCGGCGCTGGCGTGGTTCCACGCCCAGGGGGGGCGCGACGTGGCGCGCCACTTCGTCGCGCTGACGGCCCGTGCCGACGTGGCGCGCGCCTGGGGCATGACCACGGCCTTCGGCTTCTGGGACTGGGTGGGCGGCCGCTATTCGCTGTGGTCGGCCATCGGGCTGCCGATCGCCCTGGCCATCGGCGCCCGGGGGTTCCGGGCGCTGCTGGCCGGTGCGCACGCCATGGACGAGCACTTCCGTACCGCGCCGCTGCATGCCAACCTGCCGGTGCGCCTGGCGCTGCTCGACATCTGGTACCGCAATTTCCTCGGCCTTTCCAGCCGCTGCATCGCGCCCTACCACGCCGGGCTGCAGCGCCTGCCGGCCTACCTGCAGCAACTGGAGATGGAAAGCAACGGCAAGCGCGTGGATCTGGAGGGCCGGACCCTGCCCATCGCCACCTCGCCCGTGCTGTGGGGCGAACCCGGCTGCAACGGCCAGCATGCCTTCTTCCAGATGCTGCACCAGGGCACCGACGTGCTGCCGCTGGAGATCATCGCCGTGCGCCAGTGCGCGCACCCGCTCGAGGGCCACCACGCGCTGCTGCTGGCCAATGCCCTGGCGCAGGCGCAGGCGCTGATGCAGGGGCGCGCAACGGAATGTGGCCACCGCCACTTTCCGGGCAACCGGCCCAGTACTTTCGTGCTGCTGGAGGCGCTGACGCCCGTGGCGCTGGGGGCGTTCATCGCGCTGCAGGAGCACCGCGTGTTCAGCACCGGCAGCCTGTGGGGCATCAACAGCTTCGACCAGTGGGGCGTGGAGCTGGGCAAGCAGTTGGCGCAAGACCTGTTGCAGCGCATGCAGTCGGGCGACGCGCAGGGGCTGGATGCCTCCACGGCGGGCTTGCTGCAACGTCTGGGGTCGGCATCAAATCCGCCCTGA